From Cystobacter fuscus DSM 2262, one genomic window encodes:
- a CDS encoding chemotaxis protein CheA has translation MTMDMSRYLGLFLTEASEHLEGLGRDLVQLEREGARAVVDSMFRHAHSVKGMASSMGFESIAVLAHRVEDLVDAIRQDPSRLERTLVDLLLSATDAMLAQVRCVADNRTPEDASMLLGQLAERVSLLTGQAPSATKVLSRLTDSIAAATVSVPPPAPPPAPPAPPPAPVEPEPAAAAPPAPAIEPLPADFLSDDSPTPTGVSASTAAAQLATAVVKAVKAQELARQDAEPKKVPRWTMHLRLSPTCQTPGVRAFLMHKRLLGLGTLHDLRPGLDDLKAGRIPEGAIQLELESTESEEGIRKALRNVADVELVSMTPVVAAAPVANPASALQASAEAARGATATGADGARTVRVRTELLDHFLDTAGELLLATARLRELGKMLPEGSRPPIEEGVYRLHTLVKDLHDKVMSARMTPLSTITDRLPRAARDIARRKEREVELIITGAEIELDRAILDDLADPLLHLLRNCIDHGLESPEERVAAGKPPRGRVVVSVRRVRDRVVLEMEDDGRGMNVVKLKEAAVARGAVSAEAAARMADREALLLSCLPGVSTAKDVSEISGRGVGMDAVKRVAENVGGTLEIESELGRGSRFTLRLPLTVAVVQLLLVSVGEEVFGLPIAKVVGALEADSEKLERSRQIPLLPHNQGLLPVYALGELVGVEASPRRGGVRPYVVMEGESGRVALAVDKLMGQEEAVLKPLSRPLDLLPGLSGVTILGTGRPVFILDVPRLLSA, from the coding sequence GGTGGACGCCATCCGCCAGGACCCCAGTCGCCTGGAGCGCACCCTGGTGGACCTGCTCTTGTCCGCCACCGACGCGATGCTCGCCCAGGTGCGCTGCGTGGCCGACAACCGCACGCCCGAGGATGCCTCGATGCTGCTCGGGCAGCTCGCCGAACGCGTGAGCCTGCTCACCGGCCAGGCGCCCTCCGCCACGAAGGTGCTCAGCCGGCTGACCGACTCCATCGCCGCGGCGACCGTGTCGGTGCCTCCGCCCGCGCCGCCTCCCGCTCCGCCGGCTCCTCCCCCCGCTCCCGTCGAGCCCGAGCCCGCCGCCGCCGCGCCGCCCGCTCCCGCCATCGAGCCCCTGCCCGCCGATTTCCTGTCCGATGACTCGCCCACCCCCACGGGGGTGAGCGCGAGCACCGCGGCGGCCCAGCTCGCCACCGCGGTGGTCAAGGCCGTCAAGGCGCAGGAGCTGGCGCGGCAGGACGCCGAGCCCAAGAAGGTGCCGCGCTGGACGATGCACCTGCGCCTGTCCCCCACCTGCCAGACCCCGGGCGTGCGCGCCTTCCTGATGCACAAGCGGCTGCTGGGGCTGGGCACGTTGCACGACCTGCGCCCCGGGCTGGATGACCTCAAGGCCGGCCGCATCCCCGAGGGGGCCATCCAGCTCGAGCTGGAATCCACCGAGTCCGAGGAGGGCATCCGCAAGGCCCTGCGCAACGTGGCCGACGTGGAGCTCGTCTCGATGACGCCGGTGGTCGCCGCCGCCCCCGTGGCCAATCCCGCGAGCGCGCTGCAGGCCTCGGCGGAGGCCGCCCGGGGCGCCACCGCGACGGGGGCGGATGGCGCGCGCACGGTGCGTGTGCGCACGGAGCTGTTGGATCACTTCCTGGACACCGCGGGCGAGCTGCTGCTGGCCACCGCGCGCCTGCGTGAGCTGGGCAAGATGCTGCCGGAGGGCTCGCGCCCGCCCATCGAGGAGGGCGTGTACCGGCTGCACACCCTGGTGAAGGACCTGCACGACAAGGTGATGAGCGCGCGCATGACGCCGCTGTCGACCATCACCGACCGGCTGCCCCGCGCGGCGCGCGACATCGCCCGGCGCAAGGAGCGCGAGGTGGAGCTGATCATCACCGGCGCGGAGATCGAGCTGGACCGGGCCATCCTCGACGACCTGGCGGATCCCCTGCTGCACCTGTTGCGCAACTGCATCGACCATGGCCTGGAGTCGCCCGAGGAGCGCGTGGCGGCGGGCAAGCCGCCCCGGGGCCGGGTGGTGGTGTCGGTGCGGCGCGTGCGCGACCGCGTGGTGCTGGAGATGGAGGACGATGGCCGCGGCATGAACGTGGTGAAGCTCAAGGAGGCGGCGGTGGCCCGGGGCGCCGTGTCGGCCGAGGCCGCCGCGCGCATGGCGGACCGGGAAGCGCTCCTGCTCTCGTGCCTGCCCGGCGTGTCCACCGCGAAGGACGTCTCGGAGATCTCCGGCCGTGGCGTGGGCATGGACGCGGTGAAGCGCGTGGCGGAGAACGTGGGCGGGACGCTGGAAATCGAGAGCGAGCTGGGCCGCGGCTCGCGCTTCACCCTGCGGCTGCCCCTGACGGTGGCCGTGGTGCAGCTCCTGCTCGTGTCGGTGGGGGAGGAAGTCTTCGGCCTGCCCATCGCCAAGGTGGTGGGCGCGCTGGAGGCCGACTCGGAGAAGCTCGAGCGCAGTCGGCAGATTCCGCTCCTGCCCCACAACCAGGGCCTGCTGCCGGTGTACGCCCTGGGAGAGCTGGTGGGAGTCGAGGCGTCGCCCCGCAGGGGGGGCGTGCGGCCCTATGTGGTGATGGAAGGCGAATCCGGCCGCGTCGCGCTCGCGGTCGACAAACTGATGGGGCAGGAAGAAGCGGTGCTCAAGCCGCTCTCCCGGCCCCTGGACTTGCTCCCAGGGCTTTCAGGGGTCACCATCCTGGGCACGGGCCGGCCGGTCTTCATCCTGGACGTGCCAAGGTTGCTATCCGCGTGA
- a CDS encoding chemotaxis protein CheC, which yields MSPLPSDIQLDALREVANIGCGHAINALARLVGGRTVNLSIPRALVAETPELTELLGGSDASVVAAKLGMDGELGGVLLLVMPTQDSVALESLLLRREDAPQEERESALSEAANIVASACLSAIGMLTGWRLLPTVPVLLRGAAGPVLAEVMQATGSDGRVVVLETRFSSAGVPAVSGQMLLLLDQESSRALLTRLGV from the coding sequence GTGAGCCCTCTTCCGAGCGACATTCAGCTGGACGCCCTCCGAGAGGTGGCGAACATCGGCTGCGGCCATGCCATCAACGCGCTCGCGCGTCTGGTGGGTGGCCGCACCGTGAACCTGTCCATTCCCCGTGCCCTCGTGGCCGAGACCCCGGAGCTCACGGAGCTGTTGGGCGGCTCCGATGCGTCCGTGGTGGCGGCGAAGCTGGGCATGGACGGGGAGCTGGGCGGGGTGCTGCTGCTGGTGATGCCCACCCAGGACAGCGTGGCCCTGGAATCGCTGCTGCTGCGGCGGGAGGACGCGCCCCAGGAGGAGCGCGAGAGCGCCCTGTCCGAGGCGGCCAACATCGTGGCGAGCGCGTGCTTGTCGGCCATCGGCATGCTCACCGGCTGGCGGCTGCTGCCCACGGTGCCGGTGCTCCTGCGCGGCGCGGCGGGCCCGGTGCTGGCCGAGGTGATGCAGGCCACCGGCAGCGATGGCCGCGTGGTGGTGCTGGAGACGCGCTTCTCGTCCGCGGGCGTGCCCGCCGTGTCCGGCCAGATGCTGCTGCTGTTGGATCAGGAAAGCTCCCGGGCGCTGCTCACCCGCCTGGGCGTGTAG
- a CDS encoding alpha-amylase family glycosyl hydrolase: MVDWSSRRPLAKRANTRHPVVTSLLLPLAFTGCLHAPPSAEKVTSEVHTDAAVSVPVAAPAVAPRSWSDEVLYFVVVDRFADGDPANNLQVDAKAPGTFHGGDFKGLREQLDELSSLGVTALWITPVVKNIDGFVTGAGFPDWGYHGYWAEDFQQLEPRFGSEQELKALVDAAHQRGIRVLLDVVYNHPGYDSRYQKDPQTSGWLRSQEQGTCGQDDVTSCVSGLPDFKTEVPEVAKYLLDAQLAWGKRSGVDGFRLDTVKHVDHPFWREHRRRTREELGKDFFLLGEVWGGDRESLDPWFSGDELDAGFDFGFQGSALAWVQGRGRTVAFDAYLRSRHKVRKGYLLSHFLSSHDVPGALFQLAGDKARFRLAALLQFTTTGLPVIYYGEEVGRPGGDWPANRGDMPWGERRVGPGVGLPRDESLRQFYQQLVALRRAHPALSRGSHQGLATEGDVYTFVRHDPESGDAVVVAVNRGGKKASVSVPWPEAWGGAAARDLLDGSGLEAGPTLEITVEALSARILGRAP; the protein is encoded by the coding sequence ATGGTGGATTGGTCGTCTCGCCGCCCCCTGGCCAAACGCGCGAACACTCGTCATCCGGTGGTGACCTCGCTGCTCCTACCCCTGGCGTTCACGGGCTGCCTCCACGCGCCGCCCTCCGCCGAGAAGGTGACGTCCGAGGTTCATACGGACGCGGCGGTTTCCGTTCCCGTGGCGGCTCCCGCGGTGGCTCCCCGCTCCTGGTCCGACGAGGTGCTCTACTTCGTCGTCGTGGATCGCTTCGCCGATGGCGACCCGGCCAACAACCTCCAGGTGGACGCCAAGGCCCCGGGCACCTTCCATGGCGGAGACTTCAAGGGCCTGCGCGAGCAGCTCGACGAGCTGTCCTCGCTGGGCGTGACGGCGCTGTGGATCACCCCCGTGGTGAAGAACATCGACGGCTTCGTCACCGGCGCGGGCTTTCCGGACTGGGGCTATCACGGCTACTGGGCCGAGGACTTCCAGCAGCTCGAGCCGCGCTTCGGCTCCGAGCAGGAACTCAAGGCCCTGGTGGACGCCGCCCACCAGCGCGGCATCCGCGTGCTGTTGGACGTGGTGTACAACCACCCGGGCTACGACTCGCGCTACCAGAAGGATCCCCAGACGAGCGGATGGCTGCGCTCGCAGGAGCAGGGGACGTGTGGCCAGGACGACGTGACGAGCTGCGTGTCCGGCCTGCCCGACTTCAAGACGGAAGTGCCCGAGGTGGCGAAGTACCTGCTCGACGCGCAGCTCGCCTGGGGCAAGCGCTCGGGGGTGGATGGCTTCCGCCTGGACACGGTGAAGCACGTGGACCACCCCTTCTGGCGGGAGCACCGTCGCCGCACCCGTGAGGAGCTGGGCAAGGACTTCTTCCTGCTCGGCGAGGTGTGGGGTGGGGATCGCGAGTCGCTCGACCCGTGGTTCTCCGGGGACGAGCTGGATGCCGGCTTCGACTTCGGCTTCCAGGGCAGCGCGCTCGCGTGGGTGCAGGGGCGCGGACGCACCGTGGCCTTCGACGCCTACCTCCGCTCGCGCCACAAGGTCCGCAAGGGCTACCTCCTGTCGCACTTCCTGTCCTCGCACGACGTGCCGGGCGCGCTCTTCCAGCTCGCGGGGGACAAGGCGCGCTTCCGGCTCGCGGCGCTCTTGCAGTTCACCACCACGGGCCTGCCCGTCATCTACTACGGCGAGGAAGTGGGCCGCCCGGGGGGAGACTGGCCCGCCAACCGCGGCGACATGCCCTGGGGCGAGCGCCGCGTGGGTCCCGGGGTCGGGCTGCCGCGTGACGAGTCCCTGCGCCAGTTCTACCAGCAGCTCGTCGCGCTCCGGCGGGCCCATCCCGCGCTCTCGCGGGGCTCGCACCAGGGGCTGGCGACCGAGGGGGATGTTTACACTTTCGTGCGCCACGACCCCGAGTCCGGTGACGCGGTGGTTGTCGCGGTGAATCGCGGTGGTAAGAAGGCCTCCGTCTCGGTCCCCTGGCCCGAGGCGTGGGGTGGCGCGGCCGCGCGAGACCTGCTCGACGGAAGCGGACTGGAGGCGGGTCCGACTCTGGAGATCACCGTCGAGGCGCTGTCTGCCCGCATCCTGGGTCGAGCCCCGTGA
- a CDS encoding ABC transporter ATP-binding protein, translated as MSGVVFKNVAKRYGDVSVIEGLNLDIQDHEFMVLVGPSGCGKSTALRMIAGLEEITGGSLSIGDRVVNQLPPKDRDVAMVFQNYALYPHMSIRENLEFGLKIRKTPRPEMDKLVNEAAEILGITHLLDRKPKQLSGGQRQRVALGRAIVRKPAVFLFDEPLSNLDAKLRVQMRSEIKKLQQRLGVTSVYVTHDQIEAMTMGHRIAVMKEGKLQQLGTPLEVYERPANVFVAQFIGSPPMSFTSATLSANGEVLEGEGFRLPVPQSMRAVTAGKGGRKLKVGIRPDNIQSPEASARGETAPIEVNVDLVEPLGNEVIVHSHLADNSLVFRLPPHHSPPSGSKLKVLVELDSLHLFDAETEQRLSA; from the coding sequence ATGTCCGGTGTGGTTTTCAAGAATGTGGCCAAGCGTTACGGCGACGTGTCCGTCATCGAGGGCTTGAACCTCGACATCCAGGACCATGAGTTCATGGTGCTCGTGGGTCCGTCGGGCTGTGGCAAGTCCACCGCGTTGCGGATGATCGCCGGTCTGGAGGAGATCACCGGGGGCAGCCTGTCCATCGGCGATCGCGTGGTGAACCAGTTGCCGCCCAAGGACCGGGACGTGGCGATGGTCTTCCAGAACTACGCGCTCTATCCGCACATGAGCATCCGGGAGAACCTCGAGTTCGGCCTGAAGATCCGCAAGACGCCCAGGCCGGAGATGGACAAGCTGGTGAACGAGGCGGCGGAGATCCTCGGCATCACCCACCTGCTGGATAGAAAGCCCAAGCAGCTGTCGGGTGGTCAGCGCCAGCGCGTGGCGCTCGGCCGCGCCATCGTGCGCAAGCCGGCGGTGTTCCTCTTCGACGAGCCCCTGTCCAACCTCGACGCCAAGCTGCGCGTGCAGATGCGCTCGGAGATCAAGAAGCTCCAGCAGCGCCTCGGCGTCACCTCGGTCTACGTGACGCACGACCAGATCGAGGCCATGACGATGGGCCACCGCATCGCGGTGATGAAGGAAGGCAAGCTGCAGCAGCTCGGCACGCCGCTCGAGGTGTACGAGCGTCCGGCCAACGTCTTCGTGGCCCAGTTCATCGGCTCGCCCCCCATGAGCTTCACCTCGGCCACGCTGTCGGCCAATGGCGAGGTGCTCGAGGGCGAGGGCTTCCGGCTGCCGGTGCCCCAGAGCATGCGCGCGGTGACCGCGGGCAAGGGCGGGCGCAAGCTCAAGGTCGGCATCCGCCCCGACAACATCCAGTCGCCCGAGGCCAGCGCCCGGGGCGAGACGGCGCCCATCGAGGTGAACGTCGACCTCGTCGAGCCGCTCGGCAACGAGGTCATCGTCCACTCGCACCTGGCCGACAACTCGCTCGTCTTCCGCCTGCCGCCGCACCACTCGCCCCCGTCGGGCTCGAAGCTCAAGGTGCTGGTGGAGCTGGACTCGCTGCACCTGTTCGACGCCGAGACCGAGCAACGGCTGTCCGCCTGA
- a CDS encoding extracellular solute-binding protein, producing the protein MKNLRWMFAAASACVLALLPSASSAAETKELVLWHGYRAEEKAALEKLVGQFNAAHAAEGIKVNTLAVPYDAYADKISATVPRGKGPDVFIFAQDRLGGWIEAGNTVEPIDFYLDDELKKRFIPSTLQAMVYRGTTYGLPLNYKSITLIYNKKLVPTPPKTSGELVTMAKKITDQKAGRFGLAYAYGDFYYHAALMNGFGGGVFGADGAPAMNSPANVKAAEQLLKWKEKDGILPAEPTTALITSLFNEGKAGMVFSGPWFLGEIAKGVDYGLAPLPTLDEAGGKPMRPWTTVEGVYVAAPSKNKDAAFELARFLTSTEGAKVLALEGRQSPANQAVYSDPKVSGDAQLKAFRAQVDTAVPMPNVPEMSMVWGHATSAMSSILKKTATPKAALDAAQKGVAKDVASLRKK; encoded by the coding sequence ATGAAGAACCTGCGATGGATGTTCGCGGCCGCGAGCGCCTGTGTGCTCGCCCTGCTGCCCTCGGCCTCTTCCGCCGCCGAGACGAAGGAACTCGTCCTCTGGCACGGCTACCGCGCCGAGGAGAAGGCCGCGCTCGAGAAGCTGGTGGGCCAGTTCAACGCCGCCCACGCCGCCGAGGGCATCAAGGTCAACACGCTGGCGGTGCCGTATGACGCCTACGCGGACAAGATCTCCGCCACGGTGCCGCGCGGCAAGGGCCCGGACGTCTTCATCTTCGCCCAGGATCGCCTGGGTGGATGGATCGAGGCGGGCAACACCGTGGAGCCCATCGACTTCTACCTGGACGATGAGCTCAAGAAGCGCTTCATCCCCTCCACGCTCCAGGCGATGGTCTACCGCGGCACCACCTACGGGCTGCCGCTCAACTACAAGTCCATCACGCTCATCTACAACAAGAAGCTCGTGCCCACGCCGCCCAAGACGAGCGGCGAGCTGGTGACGATGGCCAAGAAGATCACCGACCAGAAGGCGGGCCGCTTCGGTCTGGCCTACGCCTACGGTGACTTCTACTACCACGCGGCCCTGATGAACGGCTTTGGCGGGGGCGTGTTCGGCGCGGATGGCGCGCCCGCGATGAACTCGCCGGCCAACGTCAAGGCGGCCGAGCAGCTGCTCAAGTGGAAGGAGAAGGACGGGATTCTTCCGGCCGAGCCCACCACGGCGCTCATCACCTCGCTCTTCAACGAGGGCAAGGCGGGCATGGTGTTCTCCGGCCCGTGGTTCCTCGGGGAGATCGCCAAGGGCGTGGACTACGGCCTGGCGCCGCTGCCCACGCTGGACGAGGCGGGCGGCAAGCCCATGCGTCCGTGGACGACGGTGGAGGGCGTGTATGTCGCCGCGCCGTCGAAGAACAAGGACGCGGCGTTCGAGCTGGCCAGGTTCCTCACCAGCACCGAGGGCGCCAAGGTGCTCGCGCTCGAGGGCCGGCAGAGCCCCGCCAACCAGGCGGTGTACTCCGACCCGAAGGTCTCCGGGGACGCGCAGCTCAAGGCGTTCCGCGCCCAGGTCGACACGGCGGTGCCCATGCCCAACGTGCCGGAGATGTCGATGGTCTGGGGCCATGCCACCTCGGCGATGAGCTCCATCCTCAAGAAGACCGCGACCCCCAAGGCCGCCCTCGACGCCGCCCAGAAGGGTGTCGCCAAGGACGTGGCCAGCCTGCGCAAGAAGTGA
- a CDS encoding carbohydrate ABC transporter permease: MRNVVPQPPSSEPGNPAALLTDTSGLNGVPGSGEPSGGAGALYRGRVLVGLLLSLGAALFIAQGLLAKALDSVSTERADRQSFVSLRALEDLVQRAGGSGDAVRAVVDTWKTQLPAGSAVRVVAFSGIRLEASTFPEDVGERVAPRRLSREEKPLYDRGQRLRAAVETNREEGGARKLEVEAEALPGGGRLLSAPVEVEGSVVGMVELATAPLAAPLEPSLPTLLLCWLLPLALCAVASFVARRQGVLVAVSVVALVVGLGAYGSYSLGTLGAEVRGTQTLVAEQVRAMSERAQAVMAERQLATEPALRPGDWDADAYRRPLGLVSPEGQVNESVVSARMEELRSGVGRAMTGLGAVALVVLLFIGLGGVHRTAATVVENRTAYAYIAPAMVGMLVLVFFPFFYGIALSFTDSTLYNAGQPFMNLWVGLRNYVEILGDFNIVKRAQDGSLVFNYLNFYYTLFFTVVWTITNVVLGVTLGLVLALILNVDKLAFRPIYRVLLILPWAMPNYITALIWKGMFHQQFGVVNHIIRMFGGQGLSWYDTPFTSFLTVLATNGWLSFPFMMVVSLGALQSIPMELYEAARVDGASRWQQFTAITLPALKPALVPAVILSVVWTFNQFNVIFLVTEGEPSHSTEILITQAYKYAFQLYRHGYAAAYSTIIFGILLLYSMVQNRVSRATEAA; this comes from the coding sequence GTGAGAAACGTGGTCCCCCAGCCTCCCAGCAGCGAACCTGGGAATCCCGCCGCCCTGCTCACCGACACGAGCGGCCTCAATGGTGTCCCCGGTTCGGGCGAACCCTCCGGAGGCGCGGGTGCGCTCTACCGGGGGCGGGTGCTCGTGGGCCTGTTGCTCTCGCTCGGCGCGGCGCTGTTCATCGCCCAGGGCCTGTTGGCCAAGGCGTTGGACAGCGTCTCCACCGAGCGCGCGGATCGTCAGTCCTTCGTGTCCCTGCGCGCCCTGGAGGATCTCGTCCAGCGCGCCGGAGGCTCGGGCGACGCGGTGCGCGCCGTGGTGGATACGTGGAAGACCCAACTGCCCGCCGGCAGCGCCGTGCGGGTGGTGGCCTTCTCGGGCATCCGGCTGGAGGCGTCCACCTTCCCCGAGGACGTGGGGGAGCGCGTGGCGCCGCGCCGGCTGAGTCGCGAGGAGAAGCCCCTCTATGACCGCGGCCAGCGGCTGCGCGCCGCGGTGGAGACCAACCGCGAGGAGGGGGGAGCGCGCAAGCTGGAGGTGGAGGCCGAGGCGCTGCCCGGAGGCGGACGCCTCTTGAGCGCCCCGGTGGAAGTGGAGGGCTCGGTGGTGGGCATGGTGGAGCTGGCCACGGCGCCGCTCGCGGCCCCGCTCGAGCCCTCGCTGCCGACGCTGTTGTTGTGCTGGCTGTTGCCGCTGGCGCTGTGCGCCGTGGCGTCCTTCGTGGCGCGGCGCCAGGGCGTGCTCGTCGCCGTGTCGGTGGTGGCGCTCGTGGTGGGCCTGGGCGCCTATGGCTCCTACTCGCTGGGCACGCTGGGCGCCGAGGTGCGGGGCACGCAGACGCTCGTGGCCGAGCAGGTGCGCGCCATGTCCGAGCGGGCCCAGGCGGTGATGGCGGAGCGGCAGCTCGCCACCGAGCCCGCGCTGCGGCCCGGGGACTGGGACGCGGATGCGTACCGCCGTCCGCTGGGGCTGGTGAGCCCCGAGGGTCAGGTGAACGAGTCGGTGGTGTCCGCGCGCATGGAGGAGCTGCGCTCGGGCGTGGGCCGCGCGATGACGGGCCTGGGCGCGGTGGCGCTCGTCGTGCTGCTCTTCATCGGCCTGGGCGGCGTGCACCGCACGGCGGCCACCGTGGTGGAGAACCGCACCGCCTACGCCTACATCGCCCCGGCGATGGTGGGCATGCTGGTGCTCGTCTTCTTCCCGTTCTTCTACGGCATCGCCCTGTCGTTCACCGACTCCACGCTCTACAACGCGGGCCAGCCGTTCATGAACCTGTGGGTCGGCCTGCGCAACTACGTGGAGATCCTCGGCGACTTCAACATCGTCAAGCGCGCGCAGGACGGCTCGCTCGTCTTCAACTACCTCAACTTCTACTACACGCTCTTCTTCACGGTGGTGTGGACCATCACCAACGTGGTGCTCGGCGTGACGCTGGGCCTGGTGCTGGCGTTGATCCTCAACGTGGACAAGCTGGCTTTCCGGCCCATCTACCGCGTGCTGCTCATCCTGCCCTGGGCCATGCCCAACTACATCACCGCGCTCATCTGGAAGGGCATGTTCCACCAGCAGTTCGGCGTGGTGAACCACATCATCCGCATGTTCGGCGGCCAGGGCCTGTCCTGGTACGACACGCCCTTCACCTCGTTCCTCACGGTGCTCGCCACCAACGGCTGGTTGAGCTTCCCCTTCATGATGGTGGTGTCGCTCGGCGCGCTCCAGTCCATCCCCATGGAGCTGTACGAGGCGGCGCGCGTGGATGGCGCCAGCCGCTGGCAGCAGTTCACCGCCATCACCCTGCCGGCGCTCAAGCCCGCGCTCGTGCCCGCCGTCATCCTCTCGGTGGTGTGGACCTTCAACCAGTTCAACGTCATCTTCCTGGTGACGGAAGGTGAGCCGAGCCACTCGACGGAGATCCTCATCACCCAGGCGTACAAGTACGCCTTCCAGCTCTACCGCCACGGCTACGCGGCGGCCTACTCCACCATCATCTTCGGCATCCTGTTGCTCTACAGCATGGTGCAGAACCGGGTCTCGCGCGCCACGGAGGCCGCCTGA
- a CDS encoding sugar ABC transporter permease, translating to MFSRRDGLPHWPLHVLLVLFTLFALYPILWVITIAFSGRQSLAITTLPESPTALERVRAIVPWPETWSASNFTSVMTEQPFGHWLFNSAVISLGTTVVGVFLACTAAYAFSRFKFVGQRTGMMAFLVSQMFPGTLMLIPLYIILVQWLGLGSSRLGLMIVYATTSIPFSVWMLKGYFDTIPKDLEEAALMEGASVGKIFWTIILPLAKPAVAVTALFSFMTAWNEFILAATFMDQEAMYTAPVGLRFFVGGYSQQWGYFAAGSIIVSIPVVFLFLFLQKYLVSGLTAGSVKG from the coding sequence ATGTTCTCGCGTCGTGACGGACTTCCCCACTGGCCGCTGCACGTGCTGCTGGTGCTCTTCACCCTCTTCGCGCTCTATCCCATCCTCTGGGTCATCACGATCGCGTTCTCCGGGCGGCAGAGCCTCGCCATCACCACGCTGCCCGAGTCGCCCACCGCGCTCGAGCGCGTGCGCGCCATCGTCCCGTGGCCCGAGACGTGGTCGGCCTCCAACTTCACCTCGGTGATGACGGAGCAGCCCTTCGGCCACTGGCTGTTCAACAGCGCCGTCATCTCGCTGGGCACCACCGTGGTGGGCGTGTTCCTCGCATGCACGGCGGCGTACGCCTTCAGCCGCTTCAAGTTCGTGGGGCAGCGCACGGGCATGATGGCCTTCCTCGTGTCCCAGATGTTCCCGGGCACGCTCATGCTCATTCCGCTCTACATCATCCTGGTGCAGTGGCTGGGGCTGGGCAGCTCGCGCCTGGGGCTGATGATCGTCTACGCCACCACGTCCATTCCCTTCAGCGTGTGGATGCTCAAGGGCTACTTCGACACCATCCCCAAGGACCTGGAGGAGGCGGCGCTCATGGAGGGCGCCTCGGTGGGGAAGATCTTCTGGACCATCATCCTGCCGCTGGCCAAGCCCGCGGTGGCGGTGACGGCGCTCTTCTCCTTCATGACGGCGTGGAACGAGTTCATCCTCGCGGCCACCTTCATGGACCAGGAGGCCATGTACACGGCGCCCGTGGGCCTGCGCTTCTTCGTGGGTGGCTACTCGCAGCAGTGGGGCTACTTCGCCGCGGGCTCCATCATCGTGTCCATCCCCGTCGTCTTCCTGTTCCTCTTCCTGCAGAAGTACCTCGTGTCCGGGCTCACCGCCGGCAGCGTCAAGGGTTAG
- a CDS encoding glucodextranase DOMON-like domain-containing protein: protein MKTSRLAWFSLTAALLSAPALAANKVSFKDPTGDDNGPGTYKYPTDPVYKPGSFDLTDFSLSKKGDKLDVTLGLNSTLEDAWKTGSGFAVQLVFVFIDTDGKAGSGSTESLPGLNVKFAPDFGWEKAIVISPAGAERVKTEVASKAGAVKDNVLVPERVKGSGKKITATVNAPGLQGEPSQWRYQVLIQSNEGFPADKDLLTRKVNEYEGQHRFGGGNDGECDPHVMDMLAGAGKGDASEVKAQHEALAFECGAEGAVKTLATLPMVGGAAAPTEKK, encoded by the coding sequence ATGAAGACGTCCCGACTCGCGTGGTTCTCGCTCACCGCGGCGCTGCTGAGCGCGCCCGCCCTCGCCGCCAACAAGGTGTCCTTCAAGGATCCCACGGGGGATGACAACGGCCCGGGCACCTACAAGTACCCGACCGACCCCGTGTACAAGCCCGGCTCGTTCGACCTGACCGACTTCTCCCTGTCGAAGAAGGGCGACAAGCTCGACGTCACCCTGGGCCTCAACTCCACGCTGGAGGACGCCTGGAAGACGGGCAGTGGCTTCGCCGTGCAGCTCGTCTTCGTCTTCATCGACACGGATGGCAAGGCGGGCAGCGGCTCCACCGAGTCCCTTCCCGGGCTCAACGTGAAGTTCGCCCCCGACTTCGGCTGGGAGAAGGCCATCGTCATCTCGCCGGCGGGGGCCGAGCGCGTGAAGACCGAGGTCGCCTCCAAGGCCGGCGCCGTCAAGGACAACGTCCTCGTCCCCGAGCGCGTCAAGGGCTCGGGCAAGAAGATCACCGCCACCGTCAACGCGCCGGGCCTGCAGGGCGAGCCCTCGCAGTGGCGCTACCAGGTGCTCATCCAGTCCAACGAGGGCTTCCCCGCGGACAAGGATCTGCTGACCCGCAAGGTGAATGAGTACGAGGGTCAGCACCGCTTCGGTGGTGGCAACGACGGCGAGTGCGATCCGCACGTCATGGACATGCTCGCGGGCGCGGGCAAGGGCGACGCCTCCGAGGTGAAGGCCCAGCACGAGGCGCTCGCCTTCGAGTGTGGCGCGGAGGGCGCGGTGAAGACGCTGGCCACCCTCCCCATGGTGGGCGGCGCGGCGGCGCCCACGGAGAAGAAGTAG